The Achromobacter pestifer genome includes a region encoding these proteins:
- a CDS encoding YbdD/YjiX family protein, with translation MLFSNMSSAAGAAGRYLGQTLRLMVGVPDYETYVAHMRRTHPDQEPMSYEEFFRERQDARYGGKKRIGCC, from the coding sequence ATGCTGTTCAGCAACATGAGTTCCGCGGCCGGCGCCGCCGGCCGCTACCTGGGGCAGACGCTCCGGCTGATGGTCGGCGTGCCGGACTACGAAACGTATGTGGCGCACATGCGGCGCACGCATCCTGACCAGGAGCCGATGAGCTACGAAGAATTCTTCCGCGAGCGCCAGGACGCGCGCTACGGGGGAAAGAAACGGATTGGCTGCTGCTGA
- a CDS encoding calcium-binding protein, whose translation MESINSNRGVDEYWAPRISGDDGDDRDNTLYGNYDYNIIDGKGGNDTIYGFGGTDVLIGGYGDDRLYGGDGDDLLVGDNTVNGIGGNDFLYGGEGNDRLYGGYGNDVYWYTANTGIDVVNDGRTAAEVPGYGGGDDVLVFNGANLSDLQAFRLVGSNNLLIYSPAGMVDGVVQHGVVIQDFYLNSKSSNIEYIQDGKGNYATLSAMLASDDFLHSDPTILDVAA comes from the coding sequence ATGGAATCTATCAATAGTAATAGGGGTGTTGATGAATATTGGGCCCCAAGGATTTCTGGAGATGATGGGGATGACCGCGACAACACGCTATATGGAAACTATGATTACAACATCATAGATGGTAAGGGCGGGAACGATACGATATATGGGTTTGGAGGAACTGATGTGCTTATCGGCGGTTATGGTGACGATAGGTTGTATGGTGGGGATGGAGATGATCTCTTAGTGGGAGATAATACGGTAAACGGCATCGGCGGGAATGATTTTTTGTACGGAGGCGAGGGAAACGATCGTCTGTACGGTGGCTACGGTAATGATGTTTATTGGTACACCGCGAATACCGGGATCGATGTCGTCAACGATGGGCGAACCGCCGCAGAAGTGCCTGGGTATGGCGGTGGCGATGATGTGCTGGTGTTCAATGGTGCGAATTTGTCTGATCTTCAAGCTTTCAGGCTGGTGGGCAGCAATAATTTGTTGATATATTCACCAGCAGGCATGGTGGATGGGGTGGTCCAACATGGGGTGGTTATTCAGGATTTCTACCTGAATAGTAAAAGCAGCAATATTGAATATATCCAGGATGGCAAGGGGAATTATGCAACCTTGTCCGCAATGCTGGCATCTGATGATTTTTTGCATAGTGATCCCACGATTTTAGATGTGGCGGCTTGA